The following is a genomic window from Dehalogenimonas sp. 4OHTPN.
GCCAGCCTTTGGAACGCAGCCTGACGGCTGATGAGTTAGTCTCCCAGGTTCTGTACTTTGAAAATTCGTTCAGGCCATCGGCCGCGACAGCCACCCCCCGAGAAAGGCGATGGCTGACCAACGTCGTATTTATGGGCATGGGGGAACCCCTGTCCAACTTTGAAAACCTGCGCCAGGCAATCGGCTTCCTCGGATCCCCCAAAGGGCTGGGGATGGGGCGTCGTCAACTCATGGTCTCAACCGCCGGCCTGGCCCCTCAAATCGTCCGATTCGGAAAAGAAAACATCCAGGCTGAACTGGCTGTGTCCTTACACGCCGCGGATGACCATCTCCGGGATGCCCTGGTGCCGGTTAACACCCGCTACCCGCTTCAATCCGTGATTGCAGCCTGCCGGGAATTCATCCGCTTGACCGGCCGTCATATTTATTTTGAATACGCCCTGTTCGCCGGAATCAATGACTCAATTGCCGATGCGGACAAACTCATCCAGCTCATCGGCGGCATGGATTGCCCGGTGAACCTTATCTTCGGCAACCAGGTGGGCTCGGGAGGGTATCAGCCCTCAACTCGGACGGTCGCATTTGACTTCCAGAAACGTCTCATCGCTGGCGGTATACGGACCATGTTGCGTGCTTCCCGCGGAGCTGATATTGAGGCCGGCTGCGGTCAGCTGCGGAGCCGCTGGCTGTCAAAGTCGGGCGACCCGGCTCATCACTTCTCATCACTTATAGAATCTTGACCATGTTTCCCCCCGTGCCCGGTACTGCCGCTTCCTAACAGCCGCCGAATCAACATGAAAAATCAGTACAAATACGTATTGACCTGGATTTGTTCTTCCGTAAATAATCAAATGAACAAATAGTCCCCAACCTTGGAGTAAATGATGATTGAGCGCAATCAACGGTCCCGAAACAAGCTGGCGATCTGCGCCTTGGGTCTGCTCTGCCTCTTGCTGGCCCTTCCAGCGTGCGATTCCACTTCTGGCGTTATCTCAGGGGAACTCGGCAAATCCTCCAGTGTCTCCATCGGCCAGACCCTGTCTTTCACCGGAGCAGACCTATCCATCAGGTTCGCCGAGGTCATCTCCGACAGCCGCTGCCCGGCGGGTGTCGAATGTGTCTGGCCCGGCGAGGTATCGGTCAAAGTCCAGATTACCTATTTTAAGTCGCTGCATCAAAAGACTCTGGTTCAATCAGGCGCGGCTCCAGGCTTGACCATAGTCTTTTTCAACGAATACAAGATCGCGTTCAAAGTAACGCCCTACCCTCAAGCCGGCTCACCGATAAAAAAAGGGGATTACCGGCTGGAACTGGTCGTCACTAAAGAAGCGGCTTTGTCAGGTGGCGTTCTGGTCACTTTCGACGTCGTCGGAGAAAAATATTCTGTCTTCTTCCGGGAGCCTGACGCCATCCATGATGTGTTGGCGGTTCACAACGGCGCCAGTCAGGCTAGAATCCCCAGCGGTCGGGTGGTCAGGGGAGGAACGTTCTATAATCAGCCGTGGAACTGGCACATAGATCCGGACGACATCCAGATGGTGGAACTAACTATCGAATTATGTGACGGCAGGCCTTCAGATGTTGAAGCCGACATTGACTATTGGGTCAATACCGTCGGCCGGTACTGTCCCTGGGGAGCGGTAATCATTGCCGTGGAGGATTTCAGGTGACCCCTGCTCAGAAGGCTGACTAGCCTCAGGAGGAGATGATGAACCAATCAGCCAACCTTAAGTTCAACCGCGCCCTGATCGCTGCGGCCGTACTTCTGCTTTTCATACCAGGGTGTAACTCCCAGACTCCGGCTACAACGACGCCGACCGGCACCACCACCCAACCCCCGTCCCAGGTGACCTTCGGGCAACTCGCTTCGGCGGGTCAGGCGGTCTACGCCTCCCGCTGCGCCAGCTGTCACGGCAATGCCGGTCAGGGCGCCGGCGCGCCGCCGCTTTGGGGCGCCAACAGCCACCTGAGCGATTTAGGCAACGCTCAACTGCTACTCAGTTTCACCTCCGGCTCGATGCCGCCGGGAGCTGCCGGGACCATCTCCCGCCAGAACCATATTGAAATCGTCGCCTATTTGCTGCTCCAGAACGGCTGGGTTACGCAAACAGAACTATTCAACGAATCCCAGTTAAGCTCTATTTTATTGAGGTAAACGGACGTTTATTTCCGGTGCGTCACCAGGAGCGAAGTCGCCCCCTTGTTGAGCAGCTTCCTGGCCAGGCTGCTTTCCGCCCACTCGGTTAAAGGTGAATTAGTGACCATGGCGATCATGTCGGATTTGGTATTCAGGGCGGCCTCATCTATTGCCACGGCAAAATCCGCCGCCTCGGCTACCGCCACCGATACGTTGATTCCTTTAAGCAGCCTGGAGACGCTCAAAAGGTACTCCCGAGCGTTCTTTTTATCGGCTTCGACCGCCGCGGGGTGAAGGCCTGCGGATTTAACCGCTGAAAAGAGGATTACTTCGGCTCCCAGTCCTTCGGCCACCGGCCTGGCGATATTCAGTATCTGCTGGCTGTAGGCAGTGCCGTCAAGGGGAACGAGTATCCTTTGTACCAGATCCCCCTCTCCTTCAGCCTGCTTCGGCCGGACCAGCAATGTCGGGCAGGCAGCCAGCCTTGCGATGTCGTCCACCACGCTGTCGAGGATCGGGCTGGTGAACCCGTGAGCCACCATGATGATCAGGTCAACCTGCTTTTCATCTATGTAGCTGCAAACCGCCGGGACAAATTCGCCCGATACCTGTTCCCCGGTGACCCGTGAATCGCCCGGAGCGCTATCTTTTTCGAGCCGCTGCCTGATTAT
Proteins encoded in this region:
- the rlmN gene encoding 23S rRNA (adenine(2503)-C(2))-methyltransferase RlmN, which produces MDKCLFPLSRTVSSDGLNHKVLFQCGDGKTVEAALMLFLNPGRRPRRTVCISCQVGCPIGCPFCATGRQPLERSLTADELVSQVLYFENSFRPSAATATPRERRWLTNVVFMGMGEPLSNFENLRQAIGFLGSPKGLGMGRRQLMVSTAGLAPQIVRFGKENIQAELAVSLHAADDHLRDALVPVNTRYPLQSVIAACREFIRLTGRHIYFEYALFAGINDSIADADKLIQLIGGMDCPVNLIFGNQVGSGGYQPSTRTVAFDFQKRLIAGGIRTMLRASRGADIEAGCGQLRSRWLSKSGDPAHHFSSLIES
- a CDS encoding c-type cytochrome, which translates into the protein MMNQSANLKFNRALIAAAVLLLFIPGCNSQTPATTTPTGTTTQPPSQVTFGQLASAGQAVYASRCASCHGNAGQGAGAPPLWGANSHLSDLGNAQLLLSFTSGSMPPGAAGTISRQNHIEIVAYLLLQNGWVTQTELFNESQLSSILLR
- a CDS encoding universal stress protein — protein: MFKKILLPLDGSEMAEAVIPYGEELFRKLGSSLVLFHSCGAAHRSARNMHRLYIEKAAEIIRQRLEKDSAPGDSRVTGEQVSGEFVPAVCSYIDEKQVDLIIMVAHGFTSPILDSVVDDIARLAACPTLLVRPKQAEGEGDLVQRILVPLDGTAYSQQILNIARPVAEGLGAEVILFSAVKSAGLHPAAVEADKKNAREYLLSVSRLLKGINVSVAVAEAADFAVAIDEAALNTKSDMIAMVTNSPLTEWAESSLARKLLNKGATSLLVTHRK